The window GGCCCTACCACCACGAGATCGGTGCGCATGAGGTCCCGCAGGACCGGGGTCCGGGCCAAGGGCGCTCTCATAAGTGCATGATGGGTTACTGTTGGCCTAATGTCAAGTGTATTGTTGACAGTTGAGCATCACTTATAAGACTGATAGTAACTAGACAGCCCGAACGCTCTCCCCAAGCCCCCGACATAATGCGCAACTGGCGCACCTAAAGTGCGCTCCCCAGGCTTACTGGCCGAAAAGGGCCTCCAAGGGCAACCGGAAGCCCGGTAGGGCCTCTCCTCCTTCCAGAACCTCGTGGGCGCGAAGAAGCCTCCCCTCCCCGCCCCGCCCGTAGACCTCCACCGCCTTGAGCTCGGGGTAGACCAGCCACACCGCCTTGGCCCCCGCCTCCAGGTAGTCCAGCACCTTGGCCAAAACCCCCTCCGCCTCCTCCCCGGGGGAGACCACCTCCACGGCGAGGTCCGGGGCCCCCTCGTAGAACCCCTCCCGGGTCACCTCCTTGAGCCTTTCGTGGGAGAGGAACCAGACGTCGGGGCTTCGCACCCGGTCGGGATCCCGGCGGAGGACGAACCCCCCCTCCACCCCAGCCACGCCGCGCCCCGTTTCTTCCAGCCAACGCATCAGGTGGTAACCGATCCGCAAAGCGATCCTTCCGTGCTCCGGCTTGGGCGGCCTCTCCTCCCGGACCTCCCCGTCCACAAGCTCCCCCCGCTCTAGAGGCAGGGCGAAGAACTCCTCGGCCGTCAGGCGGGTCTTGACCATGGGGCCTCCTCCTTAGTAGGTTAGCGCCTTCCTCAAGGCGGCGAGGACCCTCCTCGCGTTTGGCCGGTAGAGGTGCTCAATGGCGCTGAAGGGCGGGTAAGGGGCGTCGTAGCCCGCCACCCGGAGAACCGGGGCCTGGAGGTAGTCTATGGCCCCTTCGGCGATGCGGGCCGCGATCTCCGCCCCGAAGCCCCCGGTGCGCATGGCCTCGTAGACCACGATGGCCCGGCCCGTCGCCCGCACGGCCTCGAGGAGGGTCTCCTCGTCCAGGGGGACCAGGGTCTCCAGGTCCACCACCGTGACCTCCACCCCCTCCCTTTGGGCCACCTCCGCCGCCTCCAGCATCACCTCCACCATGCCCCCGTAGCCGATTAAGGTGGCCGCCTTTCCCTCCCTAAGGACCCGGGCCTTCCCCAGGGGCAGGGTGTAGTACCCTTCCGGCACCTCCGCCCTCGCGCCCCGGTAGAGCTTGATGGCCTCGAGGAAGAACACGGGGTCCTCGTCCTCAATGGCGGAAAGGAGAAGCCCCTTGGCCCTTTCCGGGCTTGAGGGGATCACCACCTTGACCCCCGGGGTGTGGCAGAGGAGGGCCTCGGGGGAGTCGGCGTGCTGCTCCGGGGTGTGGACGCCCCCGCCGTAAGGGGCCCGCACCACCACGGGAAGCCCCACCCGTCCCCGGGAGCGGTGCCGCCAGCGGCCGAGGTGGGAGAGGATCTGGTCCAGGGCAGGATACAAAAACCCGGCAAACTGGATCTCGGCCACGGGACGCATCCCCCCCATGGCGAGCCCGATGGCCATCCCCAGGATGCCGCTTTCCGCCAGGGGCGTGTCAAAGACCCGCTTCTCCCCGTACTTCGCCTGCAGGCCCTCCGTGACCCGGAAGACCCCCCCGAGCCGCCCCACGTCCTCCCCGAAGACCAAAACCCGCTCGTCCCGGGAAAGGGCCAGGTCCAGGGCCTCGTTGATGGCTTGGACCATGTTGAGGACGCGCATCACTCCACCTCCTCCACGTGGAGG of the Thermus thermophilus HB8 genome contains:
- a CDS encoding Uma2 family endonuclease — protein: MVKTRLTAEEFFALPLERGELVDGEVREERPPKPEHGRIALRIGYHLMRWLEETGRGVAGVEGGFVLRRDPDRVRSPDVWFLSHERLKEVTREGFYEGAPDLAVEVVSPGEEAEGVLAKVLDYLEAGAKAVWLVYPELKAVEVYGRGGEGRLLRAHEVLEGGEALPGFRLPLEALFGQ
- a CDS encoding alpha-ketoacid dehydrogenase subunit beta encodes the protein MRVLNMVQAINEALDLALSRDERVLVFGEDVGRLGGVFRVTEGLQAKYGEKRVFDTPLAESGILGMAIGLAMGGMRPVAEIQFAGFLYPALDQILSHLGRWRHRSRGRVGLPVVVRAPYGGGVHTPEQHADSPEALLCHTPGVKVVIPSSPERAKGLLLSAIEDEDPVFFLEAIKLYRGARAEVPEGYYTLPLGKARVLREGKAATLIGYGGMVEVMLEAAEVAQREGVEVTVVDLETLVPLDEETLLEAVRATGRAIVVYEAMRTGGFGAEIAARIAEGAIDYLQAPVLRVAGYDAPYPPFSAIEHLYRPNARRVLAALRKALTY